A stretch of Henckelia pumila isolate YLH828 chromosome 4, ASM3356847v2, whole genome shotgun sequence DNA encodes these proteins:
- the LOC140894512 gene encoding nudix hydrolase 26, chloroplastic-like isoform X2 — translation MENPPQDYRRNVGICLINPSRKIFAASRLDIPDAWQMPQGGIDKNEDPRTAVMRELREETGVTSVDIVAEVPYWLTYDFPPEVREKLKQQWGSDWKGQAQKWFLLKFTGHDEEINLSGDGTEKAEFGEWSWLSPQQIVDLAVDFKKPVYQEVLTVFSPYLE, via the exons ATGGAAAACCCACCTCAAGATTACCGAAGAAATGTCGGGATTTGTCTCATCAACCCATCTAGAAAG ATTTTTGCTGCTTCCAGGCTTGATATACCAGATGCTTGGCAGATGCCTCAG GGAGGAATTGATAAAAATGAGGATCCTAGGACTGCCGTCATGAGGGAGTTGAGAGAAGAAACTGGAGTTAcctctgttgatattgtggctGAG GTGCCGTATTGGTTAACGTATGATTTCCCTCCAGAAGTCAGGGAAAAACTTAAGCAGCAATGGGGTTCAGATTGGAAAGGTCAAGCACAGAAATG GTTTCTTTTAAAATTTACCGGACATGATGAAGAGATCAATCTTTCAGGTGATGGGACTGAGAAGGCTGAGTTTGGTGAATGGTCATGGTTGTCGCCGCAACAAATTGTTGATCTC GCAGTGGATTTCAAGAAGCCAGTGTACCAAGAAGTTTTGACAGTTTTCTCTCCATATCTTGAGTAG
- the LOC140894512 gene encoding nudix hydrolase 26, chloroplastic-like isoform X3, whose protein sequence is MPQGGIDKNEDPRTAVMRELREETGVTSVDIVAEVPYWLTYDFPPEVREKLKQQWGSDWKGQAQKWFLLKFTGHDEEINLSGDGTEKAEFGEWSWLSPQQIVDLAVDFKKPVYQEVLTVFSPYLE, encoded by the exons ATGCCTCAG GGAGGAATTGATAAAAATGAGGATCCTAGGACTGCCGTCATGAGGGAGTTGAGAGAAGAAACTGGAGTTAcctctgttgatattgtggctGAG GTGCCGTATTGGTTAACGTATGATTTCCCTCCAGAAGTCAGGGAAAAACTTAAGCAGCAATGGGGTTCAGATTGGAAAGGTCAAGCACAGAAATG GTTTCTTTTAAAATTTACCGGACATGATGAAGAGATCAATCTTTCAGGTGATGGGACTGAGAAGGCTGAGTTTGGTGAATGGTCATGGTTGTCGCCGCAACAAATTGTTGATCTC GCAGTGGATTTCAAGAAGCCAGTGTACCAAGAAGTTTTGACAGTTTTCTCTCCATATCTTGAGTAG
- the LOC140894512 gene encoding nudix hydrolase 26, chloroplastic-like isoform X1: protein MTFVRPFLHSHPASLFLRRTNTFVPLSLSMENPPQDYRRNVGICLINPSRKIFAASRLDIPDAWQMPQGGIDKNEDPRTAVMRELREETGVTSVDIVAEVPYWLTYDFPPEVREKLKQQWGSDWKGQAQKWFLLKFTGHDEEINLSGDGTEKAEFGEWSWLSPQQIVDLAVDFKKPVYQEVLTVFSPYLE, encoded by the exons ATGACTTTCGTTCGACCTTTCCTTCATTCTCATCCAGCTTCTCTTTTCCTCCGACGAACCAACACATTCGTTCCATTATCCTTATCCATGGAAAACCCACCTCAAGATTACCGAAGAAATGTCGGGATTTGTCTCATCAACCCATCTAGAAAG ATTTTTGCTGCTTCCAGGCTTGATATACCAGATGCTTGGCAGATGCCTCAG GGAGGAATTGATAAAAATGAGGATCCTAGGACTGCCGTCATGAGGGAGTTGAGAGAAGAAACTGGAGTTAcctctgttgatattgtggctGAG GTGCCGTATTGGTTAACGTATGATTTCCCTCCAGAAGTCAGGGAAAAACTTAAGCAGCAATGGGGTTCAGATTGGAAAGGTCAAGCACAGAAATG GTTTCTTTTAAAATTTACCGGACATGATGAAGAGATCAATCTTTCAGGTGATGGGACTGAGAAGGCTGAGTTTGGTGAATGGTCATGGTTGTCGCCGCAACAAATTGTTGATCTC GCAGTGGATTTCAAGAAGCCAGTGTACCAAGAAGTTTTGACAGTTTTCTCTCCATATCTTGAGTAG